One genomic window of Numida meleagris isolate 19003 breed g44 Domestic line chromosome 1, NumMel1.0, whole genome shotgun sequence includes the following:
- the ASCL4 gene encoding achaete-scute homolog 4, translating into MDSSKDDDGLLNRIAFSGAMPLANSHLHPHGVPLREPFGVPFHLDPSYWERAYGGHAGRISYIPFPGYVGVYDYSFEPAFIRKRNERERQRVRCVNEGYTRLREHLPKEFADKRLSKVETLRAAISYIKHLQSLLDCHPLGSSSKETPSTKALPDAPSPGLLRECNSDGESKASSASSPYSEFEEVGS; encoded by the coding sequence ATGGACAGCAGTAAAGATGACGATGGACTGTTGAACAGGATTGCATTTTCAGGAGCGATGCCCCTGGCTAACAGCCACCTACATCCCCATGGGGTTCCCCTGAGAGAGCCCTTTGGGGTTCCCTTCCACCTAGACCCGTCGTACTGGGAGCGAGCCTATGGCGGGCACGCAGGTCGCATCTCCTACATCCCATTCCCTGGCTACGTGGGCGTCTACGACTATTCCTTTGAGCCTGCCTTCATTCGAAAGAGGAACGAGAGGGAAAGGCAGCGGGTGCGCTGCGTGAACGAGGGCTACACACGCCTGAGAGAGCACCTGCCCAAGGAATTTGCTGACAAGCGCCTCAGCAAAGTGGAGACCCTGAGAGCGGCGATAAGCTACATCAAGCACCTGCAGAGCTTGCTGGACTGCCATCCCCTGGGGTCTAGCAGTAAGGAAACGCCCTCCACCAAGGCACTCCCGGATGCTCCCAGCCCTGGTCTTCTGCGGGAATGCAACAGTGATGGAGAGTCGAAAGCCTCCTCAGCCTCATCCCCCTACAGTGAATTTGAGGAGGTGGGTAGCTAA